Genomic window (Candidatus Desulfofervidus auxilii):
AGACTCAAAACCAATATAAAAGCCATCACAATGAGTATCTTTTGCAAGTGAAAGCAATTTTGGATAACGGGCAATATCTACTCTTACTTGTGTAGACCAACTAAAAGAAAAATCCTCTTCTTTCATAGCCAAAAGCAATGATTCAGCCTTTTTTGGATTGGCTATAAAATTATCATCATAGAAAAAAATATGATAATGACAATCATTATATTGTTTTAATTCATCAATAACATGTTCAACAGAACGATATCTTATCTTACGACCAAACATACGGGTAACAGAACAAAATTTACAATTATAGGGACATCCTCTTGAAGTTTGAATTGGAATAATCTTTTTAACCAACCCCTTTATTCCCTTTTGCCAGCCATATATTAGAGAAAAATCAGGATAAGGTAGACTGTCTAAATTATTAATTAGAGGTGATACTTCATTATGATAAAATTTGCCGTTCTCCTGCCAACTTAACCCTTTTACATGAGAAAAAGATCTTTTTCCTTCTAATGCTTCTAAGAGCTCTAAAATGGCTATTTCTCCTTCTCCTTTTATAACAAAATCTGCAAAATTTAATGCCTCTTCTGGCAAAAAAGTAACATGAGGACCACCCATTACTATTGGAATATTCATATTTTTAATCTTTTTTGCCAAATAATATGCCCGAATAGCAGTAGCTGTAAGTGTAGAAATACAAACAATATCTGCTTTTTTAATTTGAGACCAATCTAATGGGGCAATCTCTTCTATAAAAACTTTAGTTTTATAACCAAATTTTTTAAGAATAGTAGCTAATAAAATAGTACCTAAACGAGGAAGTTTAAATCTAGAAAAAAAATGAGGTGTTTCTGGCCTTGGTTCAATAAAAATAATATATTTCATAAAATTTCTCCTAATATTTTATTTACCATCTCCACCCTCCCCATAGGCGCACTAATTTGCACCCCCTGAACTAAATCTTTTACTGCCTCTAATGTCTCTCTTGCAATAGCTATCCCTTCAGCTATAGCTGCCTCACCACTTGGAGACTTAGCCATCCTTTCTACAATTTCATCAGGCACAACCACTCCTGGCACCTCTGTCTTCATAAACACAGCTGCTTTATAGCTTCTTAAAGGCCAAATACCAGCAATAATAGGAATATTTAAATGTTTCACTTGTATAACAAAATTTTCTAATGCCTTTACATCAAATATTGGTTGAGTAATGGCAAATTCAGCTCCAGCTTCAACCTTTTTTTCAAATTTTTCTATTTCACGCTCTAAATTAAGAGCCATTGGATTTACACCTACCCCAACTAAAAAGCCTGTTGCTCCATTAATAGGCCTTCCTATTAAATCTAATCCACGATTTAAATTCTGAACTAAACGTACAAGACTAATAGAATCTAAGTCAAAAACAGCTGTAGCATCTGGATAATCTCCCAATTTAGGTGGATCCCCAGTAATAATAAGCAAATTACGCAATCCCAAAGCATAACTTCCAAGCAAATCTGCCTGAAGACCAATTAAGTTTCTATCTCTACAACAGACATGAAGTAAAGTTTCTATGCCTATCCTTTCTATCAAAATAGCTAAAGCTTGCGCACTCATACGAGCAGTCGCTCTTGGCCCATCAGGAATATT
Coding sequences:
- a CDS encoding B12-binding domain-containing radical SAM protein, which translates into the protein MKYIIFIEPRPETPHFFSRFKLPRLGTILLATILKKFGYKTKVFIEEIAPLDWSQIKKADIVCISTLTATAIRAYYLAKKIKNMNIPIVMGGPHVTFLPEEALNFADFVIKGEGEIAILELLEALEGKRSFSHVKGLSWQENGKFYHNEVSPLINNLDSLPYPDFSLIYGWQKGIKGLVKKIIPIQTSRGCPYNCKFCSVTRMFGRKIRYRSVEHVIDELKQYNDCHYHIFFYDDNFIANPKKAESLLLAMKEEDFSFSWSTQVRVDIARYPKLLSLAKDTHCDGFYIGFESVNPKSLKEMNKRQSIKDIIKAISAINKCQFHIHGMFIFGLDKDTPTVIDNTVKFALKHKIGSVQFAILTPLPGTPVYEEMCKNKRILSHNWSLYDGLHIVFSPKNFSPYALQKAVIKAHKTFYSLKNTFKRLLDRKFLSAQISLYALKLTYEWQRKNKEFLNWLKELDIKSMLIEEV